A region of Streptomyces sp. WMMC500 DNA encodes the following proteins:
- a CDS encoding glycerol-3-phosphate dehydrogenase/oxidase, protein MKTAVLGPAERGAALAQMAERELDVLVVGAGVVGAGTALDAATRGLATGLVEARDWASGTSSRSSKLIHGGLRYLEMLDFTLVREALKERGLLTERLAPHLVKPVPFLYPLKHHAWERAYAGSGVLLYDTMSLSRGHGRGMPTHRHLTRSHALRVAPCLRKDALVGALQYYDAQVDDARYVATLVRTAAQYGAHVANRARVVGFLREGERVVGARVHDLEQGGEFEVRARQVVNATGVWTDETQAMVGERGQFHVRASKGIHLVVPKDRIHSATGLILRTEKSVLFVIPWGRHWIIGTTDTDWDLDKAHPAASSADIDYLLEHVNSVLAVPLTRDDVEGVYAGLRPLLAGESDATSKLSREHTVAHPVPGLVVVAGGKYTTYRVMAEDAVDEAVHGLDQRVGPCVTETVRLLGAEGYQALWNARARTAARTGVHVARVEHLLNRFGSLSEEVLELIERDPSLGQPLTGADDYLRAEVVYAASHEGARHLDDVMTRRTRISIETFDRGTQCAAEVAELMAPVLGWDRDQIEREVAHYEKRVEAERESQRQPDDQTADAARLGAPEIVPL, encoded by the coding sequence GTGAAGACAGCGGTACTGGGGCCGGCCGAGCGCGGCGCAGCCCTCGCACAGATGGCCGAACGCGAGCTGGACGTGCTGGTCGTCGGCGCCGGCGTGGTCGGCGCGGGCACCGCGCTGGACGCGGCCACCCGCGGGCTGGCCACCGGACTGGTCGAGGCGCGCGACTGGGCGTCGGGCACGTCGAGCCGGTCGAGCAAGCTCATCCACGGCGGGCTGCGCTACCTGGAGATGCTGGACTTCACGCTCGTCCGCGAGGCGCTGAAGGAGCGCGGGCTGCTCACCGAGCGCCTGGCGCCGCACCTGGTCAAGCCGGTGCCGTTCCTCTATCCCCTCAAGCACCACGCCTGGGAGCGGGCGTACGCGGGCTCCGGCGTGCTGCTGTACGACACCATGTCCCTCTCCCGCGGACACGGCCGCGGCATGCCCACCCACCGCCACCTCACGCGCTCGCACGCCCTGCGCGTCGCGCCCTGCCTGCGCAAGGACGCGCTCGTGGGCGCCCTGCAGTACTACGACGCGCAGGTCGACGACGCGCGCTATGTCGCCACGCTCGTGCGCACCGCCGCGCAGTACGGGGCCCACGTCGCCAACCGCGCGCGGGTCGTCGGCTTCCTGCGCGAGGGCGAGCGCGTCGTCGGCGCGCGGGTGCACGACCTGGAGCAGGGCGGGGAGTTCGAGGTACGGGCGCGGCAGGTCGTCAACGCCACCGGGGTGTGGACGGACGAGACGCAGGCGATGGTCGGCGAGCGCGGGCAGTTCCACGTGCGGGCGTCGAAGGGCATCCACCTCGTCGTGCCGAAGGACCGCATCCACTCCGCCACCGGCCTCATCCTGCGCACCGAGAAGAGCGTGCTGTTCGTCATCCCCTGGGGCCGGCACTGGATCATCGGCACCACGGACACCGACTGGGACCTCGACAAGGCCCACCCGGCGGCCTCCTCCGCCGACATCGACTACCTGCTGGAGCACGTCAACTCCGTCCTCGCGGTGCCGCTGACAAGAGACGACGTCGAAGGGGTGTACGCGGGGCTGCGCCCGCTGCTCGCCGGCGAGTCGGACGCGACCAGCAAACTGTCGCGCGAGCACACCGTGGCGCACCCGGTGCCCGGGCTCGTCGTGGTCGCGGGCGGCAAGTACACGACGTACCGCGTCATGGCCGAGGACGCCGTCGACGAGGCCGTGCACGGGCTCGACCAGCGCGTCGGGCCGTGCGTCACGGAGACGGTGCGGCTGCTGGGCGCGGAGGGGTACCAGGCGCTGTGGAACGCGCGGGCGCGGACCGCGGCGCGCACGGGGGTGCACGTCGCGCGGGTCGAGCACCTGCTGAACCGGTTCGGGTCGCTGTCGGAGGAGGTGCTGGAGCTGATCGAACGGGACCCGTCGCTGGGCCAGCCGCTCACCGGCGCGGACGACTACCTGCGCGCGGAGGTCGTGTACGCGGCCTCCCACGAGGGCGCGCGCCACCTCGACGACGTGATGACGCGGCGTACCCGGATCTCCATAGAGACCTTCGACCGCGGCACGCAGTGCGCCGCCGAGGTCGCCGAGTTGATGGCGCCGGTGCTCGGCTGGGACCGGGACCAGATCGAGCGCGAGGTCGCGCACTACGAGAAGCGGGTCGAGGCGGAGCGCGAGTCGCAGCGGCAGCCGGACGACCAGACGGCGGACGCGGCGCGGCTGGGGGCACCGGAGATCGTGCCCTTGTAG
- a CDS encoding serine/threonine-protein kinase translates to MGREADGATGRLVAGRYRLGEVLGRGGMGTVWRATDEVLGRAVAVKELRLPTSVDEDEKRRLITRTLREAKAIARIRNTGAVTVYDVVDEDDRPWIVMELIEGRSLSDVTRDDGPLTPRRAAEVGLAVLDVLRSAHREGILHRDVKPSNVLISDDGRVVLTDFGIAQVEGDPSITTTGMLVGAPSYISPERARGQKPGPASDLWSLGGLLYAAVEGHPPYDLGSAIATLTAVMTKPVDPPKNAGPLEDCIYGLLRKDPAERLDDAGARALLRAVVDAPEDVPGEPSAATAPTTMVPLPVVPDPAASGAARRKKAARKRAERGDGARPDAGRPDAGRTDAEPRDRKGRAGGAGAGAVGAAAAAGSGSAAAAAEAAAPADAPAPPRTPPPSTPPTPPRPESRPRTHGLPELPPRQSGPGAAGTAGAGAAGEGSAGAGAGSGERAAGTGAYADESPAARTTAAGAAPPPPGGATAARARAGAGSLAARVAAMPRRTLAIIAAVVALAVLGTVLAVAWGGGDSDSGSSGNDGGQSAGAGAQDGKKGQQDGDKGGSGKDGAQGNEQQQDDGDAAAGDEDDAGSGSGSGEGKGDGGDDSGQNSSDVPEGHATLTEPEFQFSVTLPDGWKRTATSPGGGGAIFSGASGFPRVQIDFTSQPNNTPGGALANWRDIEGAVSSSSSGYRLISMKEVEWRGYPTVADWQFSRIQDGQRIRVLDRGFAVDDTHGYAIMISCPESGWDGEECRALRETAFESFKPLD, encoded by the coding sequence ATGGGGCGCGAAGCGGACGGCGCGACGGGTCGGCTGGTGGCCGGCCGCTACCGGCTCGGGGAGGTGCTCGGCCGCGGTGGCATGGGCACCGTCTGGCGTGCCACGGACGAGGTACTGGGCCGCGCGGTGGCGGTCAAGGAGCTGCGCCTGCCCACCAGCGTGGACGAGGACGAGAAGCGCCGCCTCATCACGCGAACGCTCCGCGAGGCCAAGGCGATCGCCCGGATCAGGAACACCGGCGCGGTCACGGTCTACGACGTCGTGGACGAGGACGACCGCCCGTGGATCGTCATGGAGCTCATCGAGGGCCGCTCGCTCTCCGACGTCACCCGCGACGACGGCCCGCTGACCCCGCGGCGCGCCGCCGAGGTCGGCCTCGCCGTGCTCGACGTGCTGCGCTCGGCCCACCGCGAGGGCATCCTGCACCGCGACGTGAAGCCGTCGAACGTGCTCATCTCCGACGACGGCCGCGTCGTGCTCACCGACTTCGGCATCGCGCAGGTCGAGGGCGACCCGTCCATCACGACGACGGGCATGCTCGTCGGCGCCCCGTCGTACATCTCGCCGGAGCGCGCCCGCGGCCAGAAGCCGGGGCCCGCGTCCGACCTGTGGTCGCTCGGCGGGCTGCTGTACGCGGCGGTCGAGGGACATCCCCCGTACGACCTGGGGTCGGCCATCGCCACCCTGACCGCGGTGATGACCAAGCCCGTCGACCCGCCCAAGAACGCCGGTCCGCTGGAGGACTGCATCTACGGGCTGCTGCGCAAGGACCCCGCCGAGCGGCTCGACGACGCGGGCGCGCGGGCGTTGCTGCGCGCGGTCGTCGACGCGCCGGAGGACGTGCCCGGCGAGCCCTCGGCGGCGACGGCGCCGACGACGATGGTGCCGCTGCCGGTGGTGCCGGACCCGGCCGCGTCCGGGGCGGCGCGGCGGAAGAAGGCGGCGCGGAAGCGGGCGGAGCGCGGGGACGGTGCGCGGCCGGACGCGGGGCGGCCGGACGCCGGGCGGACGGACGCGGAGCCGCGCGACCGCAAGGGCAGGGCGGGCGGGGCCGGCGCGGGTGCCGTGGGCGCCGCGGCGGCTGCCGGGTCCGGTTCCGCCGCCGCGGCGGCGGAGGCGGCGGCTCCGGCCGACGCGCCGGCCCCGCCGCGGACGCCGCCTCCTTCGACGCCTCCCACGCCGCCGCGCCCCGAGTCCCGGCCCCGTACGCACGGTCTGCCGGAGTTGCCGCCGCGGCAGTCCGGCCCGGGCGCTGCCGGAACGGCGGGCGCGGGGGCGGCCGGTGAGGGGTCCGCCGGGGCCGGTGCCGGGTCCGGTGAGCGCGCGGCGGGGACCGGTGCGTACGCCGACGAGAGCCCCGCCGCCCGTACGACGGCCGCCGGTGCCGCACCACCGCCGCCGGGCGGCGCGACGGCGGCCCGCGCGCGGGCCGGTGCCGGTTCGCTCGCGGCGCGGGTGGCGGCGATGCCCCGGCGCACGTTGGCGATCATCGCCGCGGTGGTGGCGCTGGCGGTCCTCGGCACGGTGCTCGCCGTGGCGTGGGGCGGCGGCGACTCCGACTCCGGCTCGTCCGGCAACGACGGCGGGCAGAGCGCCGGCGCGGGCGCGCAGGACGGCAAGAAGGGGCAACAGGACGGGGACAAGGGCGGCTCCGGCAAGGACGGCGCGCAGGGAAACGAACAGCAGCAGGACGACGGGGACGCGGCCGCGGGCGACGAGGACGACGCCGGCTCCGGCTCGGGGTCCGGTGAGGGCAAGGGCGACGGTGGCGACGACTCCGGGCAGAACTCCAGCGACGTACCGGAGGGCCACGCGACGCTCACCGAGCCGGAGTTCCAGTTCTCCGTGACCCTCCCGGACGGCTGGAAGCGCACCGCCACCTCACCGGGCGGCGGCGGGGCGATCTTCAGCGGGGCGTCCGGTTTCCCGCGCGTACAGATCGACTTCACGTCCCAGCCCAACAACACCCCGGGTGGCGCGCTGGCGAACTGGCGCGACATAGAGGGCGCCGTGAGCTCGTCCAGCTCCGGCTACCGCCTCATCTCGATGAAGGAGGTCGAGTGGCGCGGCTATCCCACCGTCGCGGACTGGCAGTTCAGCCGCATACAGGACGGCCAGCGGATCAGGGTCCTGGACCGCGGTTTCGCCGTGGACGACACCCACGGCTACGCGATAATGATCAGTTGCCCGGAGAGCGGGTGGGACGGCGAGGAGTGCCGCGCGCTGCGCGAGACGGCGTTCGAATCCTTCAAGCCGCTCGACTAA
- a CDS encoding protein kinase yields the protein MDDYAGRVLADRYRLPAAVDAEPIHTRAFDTYSGQDVLIGQVPLPEIVEAELIEDGGGADPSGYGGGPGRSAAGAVVQRAMDAARAAAAIPDHPRLAQVFDVFEEGGSLWIVSELVPARTLEGLLEERPLSPYRGAEVAADILTALRALHAHGWTHRNITTRTVLVCDDGRVVLTGLASGAAEEALCGYDPLPPPPGRGEPPRPSGSPGPRPGVTPAGPGPEPGPGPGDGPGLPQLPDPATGFLPAQGAPRDAVGRPDSGVLPPGWNAGPGPYGGSGDGADARGGAGPYGTPPYDEDDEVWRSAPYGAGGGGPAGAPDAADAAEDERRGGGAPQGAGPGWGDAGAGPGTGRGRGPDPGRGPGHQDDASEGWPFGAWQRGGPQGGQPGGRGQGGPVHGAAGGAAGGPRGQAPGAPGGGQAPQPYGHGPQAGHSGGGPGGQPGAGSPGGPPGGAGRGGPGYRHPAVPDGGSGPAGQQPRGADPSWPGGQARAGSAPAGGGGRQPGDAVPAARAGVMAAYQAGTRAAEARLAAGGGGAPAPGAPGPGRPMVPGQSARTPEAGRPPTAGGAVPAAGAAGPRYSDRIHIGGDRAGRGGPDPAPRAAGSPDAGAPWDDLPNDAGEDGYDEYGTADPYGTQTAAPGGPYRGPGQAPGGPAQHAGGPVRPGAPGPGGGPAAGGPGSYGAGVPGGPPPHGGAGAPGGPGGPGGPAGGPAGGGPGSYRGPGAAPGGAGAPGGPSGSGRPGGVAHGAPGGPGGGPAGGGPGSYRGPGQAHGGPAQHGGAPGGPGGASGAGSYDPAGARYGGPGGPNPGPGPGGSGAGPAGPHASDRSRPPGAPGSYGAAGGSAHGPRGAGAYPGAGQQGGRGPGAYGGRGSRPPEFAEPEPESRAPSLSDSLPGGASYGGSLPGVRPGASIAVPVGAEPVPVPREESPAPDPGGAGRYPGPSTRLAAERARQTRMQVVGAVTERWAPEQAGPVHEHWQLAPPVGPAADLWALGALLFRAVQGHSAYPEEDVAELVQLVCSEPAALAEECGALRPVVESLLRQDPTERPDFEELRGWLRSLIRTAPEPGIGSRTVTVPQQGGRRGGDPRRLPILRRRGELMRRRRTEKSPVPVRARHRRRARRGPRGPRSLGRTLIALIFVAMAGAIAYAAMFMPQADEASRDQRSVVGDGPGESAAPPPDSGDPNEPEERRQPQESEDAPDRPTDGEQGGGAGSELPDGFVLREDPAGFEVAVREDWQRVGGSDGGQVRYVGGDYELVVVPGRDGVGEFGSDPMAYQQQSEPELDEYRDSAWAEADGLRRIEVGQRVMAEGEFDWTDGSGRQVHARNLAMIWDDSYHVLLLIGPDDKGAEVERFHRIAAESYRPTG from the coding sequence GTGGACGACTACGCGGGCCGAGTGCTCGCCGACCGTTACCGGCTACCGGCTGCCGTCGACGCGGAACCCATCCACACCCGCGCCTTCGACACGTACAGCGGGCAGGACGTCCTCATCGGCCAGGTGCCGCTGCCGGAGATCGTCGAGGCCGAGCTGATCGAGGACGGCGGCGGCGCCGACCCCTCCGGGTACGGTGGCGGGCCGGGCCGGAGCGCGGCCGGCGCGGTGGTGCAGCGCGCGATGGACGCCGCCCGCGCGGCGGCGGCCATCCCCGACCACCCCCGGCTGGCCCAGGTCTTCGACGTGTTCGAGGAGGGCGGCAGTCTCTGGATCGTCAGCGAGCTGGTGCCCGCGCGGACGCTCGAAGGGCTGCTGGAGGAGCGGCCGTTGAGCCCCTACCGCGGGGCGGAGGTCGCCGCGGACATCCTCACGGCGCTCCGCGCGCTGCACGCGCACGGCTGGACGCACCGGAACATCACGACCCGCACGGTGCTCGTCTGCGACGACGGCCGGGTGGTCCTGACGGGCCTGGCGTCGGGCGCGGCGGAAGAGGCGCTGTGCGGCTACGACCCGCTGCCGCCGCCGCCCGGCCGCGGCGAACCGCCGCGCCCCTCGGGCAGCCCGGGCCCCCGCCCCGGCGTGACGCCGGCGGGGCCGGGGCCCGAGCCGGGGCCGGGGCCGGGTGACGGGCCGGGGCTGCCGCAACTCCCGGATCCGGCAACGGGGTTCCTGCCGGCGCAGGGCGCTCCGCGGGACGCGGTCGGCCGGCCGGACAGCGGAGTCTTACCGCCGGGGTGGAACGCCGGCCCGGGCCCGTACGGCGGCTCCGGTGACGGCGCGGACGCGCGGGGCGGTGCGGGTCCGTACGGCACGCCGCCGTACGACGAGGACGACGAAGTGTGGCGCTCGGCTCCGTACGGGGCGGGGGGCGGCGGCCCGGCGGGTGCGCCGGACGCCGCGGACGCGGCGGAGGACGAGCGGCGGGGCGGCGGTGCGCCGCAGGGGGCAGGACCGGGCTGGGGCGACGCGGGTGCCGGTCCCGGAACCGGACGGGGACGCGGACCCGACCCCGGCCGCGGCCCCGGACATCAGGATGACGCTTCGGAAGGCTGGCCGTTCGGCGCGTGGCAGCGGGGCGGTCCGCAGGGCGGGCAGCCCGGAGGCCGGGGGCAGGGCGGTCCGGTTCACGGGGCGGCCGGGGGCGCCGCCGGCGGTCCTCGCGGTCAGGCGCCCGGGGCGCCGGGTGGCGGGCAGGCCCCACAGCCGTACGGTCACGGGCCGCAGGCCGGTCACTCCGGCGGCGGGCCCGGTGGGCAGCCCGGAGCCGGAAGCCCGGGCGGACCCCCCGGTGGTGCGGGGCGCGGGGGTCCGGGATACCGCCATCCGGCGGTGCCGGATGGCGGGAGTGGGCCCGCGGGGCAGCAGCCCCGCGGCGCCGATCCGTCCTGGCCCGGCGGGCAGGCGCGCGCTGGATCCGCCCCCGCCGGTGGCGGGGGACGGCAGCCCGGAGACGCGGTGCCCGCGGCGCGGGCCGGGGTGATGGCGGCGTACCAGGCAGGGACGCGGGCCGCCGAGGCGCGGCTCGCCGCGGGCGGCGGTGGCGCACCCGCGCCCGGGGCGCCGGGGCCCGGGCGCCCGATGGTGCCGGGGCAGTCGGCGCGTACGCCCGAGGCCGGGCGGCCCCCGACGGCGGGCGGTGCGGTACCGGCCGCCGGGGCGGCGGGGCCGAGGTACAGCGACCGCATCCACATCGGCGGCGACCGCGCGGGCCGAGGCGGCCCGGACCCGGCACCGCGGGCGGCCGGTTCGCCCGACGCCGGTGCCCCGTGGGACGACCTGCCGAACGACGCGGGCGAGGACGGCTACGACGAGTACGGCACCGCGGACCCGTACGGCACGCAGACGGCCGCCCCCGGCGGCCCGTACCGGGGCCCGGGCCAGGCTCCCGGCGGCCCGGCGCAGCACGCGGGCGGCCCGGTCCGGCCGGGCGCGCCCGGACCCGGCGGCGGCCCCGCGGCCGGCGGGCCCGGCTCGTACGGTGCGGGCGTGCCCGGTGGCCCGCCGCCGCACGGCGGCGCAGGTGCGCCGGGCGGTCCGGGCGGTCCGGGCGGTCCAGCCGGTGGACCGGCAGGTGGCGGACCCGGCTCGTACCGGGGGCCGGGCGCGGCCCCCGGCGGCGCGGGCGCACCAGGTGGTCCTAGCGGTTCTGGCCGACCCGGCGGTGTGGCGCATGGCGCACCGGGCGGTCCGGGCGGTGGACCGGCAGGTGGCGGGCCCGGCTCGTACCGGGGCCCGGGCCAGGCTCACGGCGGCCCGGCGCAGCACGGCGGTGCGCCCGGCGGTCCGGGCGGTGCGTCCGGAGCCGGTTCCTACGACCCCGCCGGTGCCCGCTACGGCGGTCCCGGCGGGCCCAACCCGGGCCCCGGGCCCGGCGGTTCCGGCGCGGGACCGGCCGGTCCCCACGCCTCCGACCGCTCCCGCCCGCCCGGTGCCCCCGGGTCGTACGGCGCTGCAGGCGGCTCCGCCCACGGGCCCCGGGGAGCCGGGGCGTATCCCGGTGCGGGGCAGCAAGGCGGTCGCGGCCCGGGGGCCTACGGCGGTCGCGGCTCGCGGCCCCCCGAGTTCGCCGAGCCCGAACCCGAGTCCAGGGCCCCGTCCCTGTCCGACTCCCTGCCCGGCGGCGCCTCCTACGGCGGCAGCCTGCCCGGGGTGCGGCCCGGTGCCTCCATCGCCGTGCCCGTCGGGGCAGAGCCCGTGCCCGTGCCGCGCGAGGAGTCTCCCGCGCCCGATCCCGGCGGGGCCGGGCGGTATCCAGGCCCCAGCACCAGGCTCGCCGCCGAGCGGGCCCGGCAGACGCGGATGCAGGTCGTCGGCGCCGTCACCGAGCGCTGGGCGCCCGAGCAGGCCGGGCCCGTCCACGAGCACTGGCAGCTCGCGCCCCCCGTCGGCCCCGCCGCCGACCTGTGGGCGCTCGGGGCGCTGCTCTTCCGCGCCGTCCAGGGGCACTCCGCGTACCCCGAAGAGGACGTCGCCGAGCTGGTGCAGCTCGTCTGCTCGGAGCCCGCCGCGCTCGCCGAGGAGTGCGGGGCGCTGCGTCCCGTCGTGGAGTCGCTGCTGCGTCAGGACCCCACGGAGCGGCCGGACTTCGAGGAGCTGCGCGGCTGGCTGCGGTCCCTGATCCGGACCGCGCCCGAGCCCGGCATCGGCAGCCGTACGGTCACCGTGCCGCAGCAGGGCGGCCGCCGCGGGGGCGATCCGCGGCGGCTGCCGATACTGCGGCGGCGCGGCGAGCTGATGCGCCGGCGGCGCACCGAGAAGTCGCCGGTGCCCGTGCGCGCGCGGCACCGACGCCGTGCGCGCCGCGGCCCGCGAGGGCCCCGCAGCCTGGGCCGTACGCTCATCGCGCTGATCTTCGTCGCCATGGCCGGCGCCATCGCGTACGCGGCGATGTTCATGCCGCAGGCCGACGAGGCCAGCCGCGACCAGCGCAGCGTCGTCGGCGACGGGCCGGGGGAGTCCGCGGCACCGCCCCCTGACTCCGGGGATCCGAACGAGCCCGAGGAACGCCGGCAGCCGCAGGAGTCCGAGGACGCCCCCGACCGGCCGACGGACGGCGAGCAGGGCGGCGGTGCCGGTTCCGAACTGCCGGACGGCTTCGTGCTCCGCGAGGACCCGGCGGGCTTCGAGGTCGCCGTGCGCGAGGACTGGCAGCGCGTCGGCGGGAGCGACGGCGGCCAGGTCCGCTACGTCGGCGGGGACTACGAACTCGTCGTCGTCCCCGGCCGCGACGGCGTCGGCGAGTTCGGCAGCGACCCGATGGCATACCAGCAGCAGAGCGAGCCGGAGCTGGACGAGTACCGCGACTCCGCCTGGGCCGAGGCCGACGGGCTGCGGCGGATCGAGGTCGGGCAGCGGGTGATGGCGGAGGGCGAGTTCGACTGGACGGACGGCAGCGGGCGGCAGGTGCACGCGCGCAACCTGGCGATGATCTGGGACGACAGTTACCACGTGCTGCTGCTGATCGGGCCGGACGACAAGGGCGCGGAGGTGGAGCGGTTCCACCGGATCGCGGCGGAGAGCTACCGGCCGACGGGGTGA
- a CDS encoding winged helix DNA-binding domain-containing protein, translating into MTGPGVLLARARAQCVAGGVRCAGAEEMVERVFAVQAQDIEAAALGLRARTHGLTRTAVRAALEERRTLFRGWFMRGTLHLVPAADVHWLLGLYGPRLVSRAARRYRDLGLDEGLCERAERAVVDAVAAHGPLTRAELAARLARLGVEPDGQAPIHVIRRTALAGLVCHGPLRAGEPTYVALRDWLPPPTGPQPAGDDAVRELVRRYLRGHGPAGPDDFAAWSGLPAGAARRVWPEGPAGAAPGVPSGAGGSYPTPDVRLLPAYDDYWLGWRDRDAAIPRDVVRAVRPGGGQIRAAVTVNGRAAGTWTRQRTGNAQVRMFAEGSDRVEADVTAEAADVARFLQS; encoded by the coding sequence GTGACGGGCCCCGGCGTCCTCCTCGCGCGGGCGCGGGCGCAGTGTGTCGCCGGGGGCGTGCGGTGCGCCGGCGCCGAGGAGATGGTGGAGCGCGTCTTCGCCGTGCAGGCGCAGGACATCGAGGCCGCGGCGCTCGGGCTGCGGGCGCGTACGCACGGACTCACCCGCACCGCCGTGCGTGCGGCGCTGGAGGAGCGGCGGACGCTGTTCCGCGGCTGGTTCATGCGCGGCACCCTGCACCTCGTGCCCGCGGCCGACGTGCACTGGCTCCTCGGCCTCTACGGCCCCCGCCTCGTCTCCCGCGCCGCCCGGCGCTACCGCGACCTCGGCCTGGACGAGGGCCTGTGCGAGCGCGCGGAGCGCGCCGTGGTGGACGCGGTCGCCGCGCACGGGCCGCTGACCCGCGCCGAGTTGGCCGCGCGCCTGGCGCGCCTCGGCGTCGAGCCGGACGGGCAGGCGCCGATCCACGTCATCCGCAGGACGGCGCTCGCCGGGCTGGTCTGCCACGGGCCGCTGCGCGCGGGGGAGCCGACGTACGTCGCGCTGCGCGACTGGCTGCCGCCCCCGACCGGGCCGCAGCCGGCCGGCGACGACGCGGTGCGCGAGCTGGTACGCCGCTACCTCCGCGGCCACGGACCCGCCGGGCCCGACGACTTCGCCGCCTGGTCCGGCCTCCCGGCGGGCGCGGCCCGCCGGGTGTGGCCGGAGGGGCCCGCGGGGGCAGCGCCGGGCGTCCCTTCCGGCGCCGGCGGTTCGTACCCCACCCCCGACGTCCGGCTGCTGCCCGCGTACGACGACTACTGGCTCGGCTGGCGCGACCGCGACGCCGCCATCCCCCGGGACGTCGTCCGGGCCGTCCGCCCCGGCGGCGGCCAGATTCGCGCCGCTGTTACGGTAAATGGCCGCGCGGCCGGCACATGGACCCGCCAGCGGACGGGAAACGCGCAGGTCCGCATGTTCGCCGAGGGCTCCGACCGGGTCGAGGCGGATGTCACGGCGGAGGCCGCCGATGTCGCACGTTTTCTACAGAGCTGA
- a CDS encoding nucleotide sugar dehydrogenase, with translation MPADVAVIGLGHHGLPLAQAAAAAGFSVVGYDPDPRAVDALAAGRPPVGGSLTAAEVRRLLTTGFRASADPADLGGARTAVICVPTPLAEDGALDLGPVAEAARELARHLKPRTTVLLESAAYPGSTEDLLRPLLQQGSGLRAGRDFHLAYSPGPLDPADTAPAPKVVGGLTPACTEAAVAFYGRLAQRVVRARGPREAETVRLLEGNVRHVNFALVNELTWFCHDRGIDLWDVVRCAETRPFGTAPGFRPGPGVGGHGVPVDPGRVPVRVPHPGGRTAPGFDHPLRMVDLAREVNGRMPRYVVQRCAQLLNEHGKSARGARVLLLGVTYEPDVADLERTPASDVAARLTELGARVGFHDPYVTAWHVLGRPVPRTAAPYEAAADADLTVLLQPHRTYDLQALSVKAQLLLDTRGAVPPGAAHRL, from the coding sequence ATGCCCGCAGACGTCGCCGTCATCGGACTCGGCCACCACGGCCTGCCGCTCGCCCAGGCCGCGGCGGCGGCCGGGTTCTCCGTCGTCGGATACGACCCCGACCCGCGCGCCGTCGACGCCCTCGCCGCCGGCCGCCCGCCGGTCGGCGGCTCGCTGACGGCGGCCGAGGTGCGCAGGCTCCTGACCACCGGCTTCCGCGCCTCCGCGGACCCCGCGGACCTCGGCGGCGCCCGTACCGCCGTGATCTGCGTACCCACCCCGCTCGCCGAGGACGGCGCGCTCGACCTCGGCCCGGTCGCCGAGGCGGCGCGCGAGCTGGCGCGGCACCTCAAGCCCCGCACCACGGTGCTGCTGGAGTCCGCCGCGTACCCCGGGAGCACCGAGGACCTCCTGCGGCCCCTCCTGCAACAGGGCTCCGGGCTGCGCGCCGGACGCGACTTCCACCTGGCGTACTCCCCCGGCCCCCTCGACCCGGCCGACACCGCCCCGGCGCCGAAGGTCGTCGGCGGGCTCACCCCGGCGTGCACGGAGGCGGCGGTGGCGTTCTACGGGCGCCTCGCGCAGCGGGTCGTACGGGCCCGGGGGCCGCGCGAGGCGGAGACCGTGCGGCTGCTGGAGGGCAACGTACGGCACGTGAACTTCGCGCTCGTCAACGAGCTGACGTGGTTCTGCCACGACCGGGGCATCGACCTGTGGGACGTCGTCCGCTGCGCCGAGACCCGGCCCTTCGGCACCGCCCCCGGCTTCCGCCCGGGCCCCGGCGTCGGCGGTCACGGGGTGCCCGTCGACCCGGGCCGCGTCCCCGTCCGCGTCCCGCATCCGGGCGGCAGGACCGCGCCCGGCTTCGACCACCCGCTGCGGATGGTGGACCTCGCCCGCGAGGTCAACGGCCGGATGCCGCGGTACGTCGTCCAGCGCTGCGCGCAGCTCCTCAACGAGCACGGCAAGTCCGCCCGCGGCGCCCGCGTGCTGCTCCTCGGCGTCACGTACGAACCGGACGTCGCCGACCTGGAGCGCACCCCGGCGAGCGACGTCGCGGCCCGGCTGACGGAGCTGGGGGCCCGGGTGGGGTTCCACGACCCGTACGTCACCGCGTGGCACGTGCTGGGCCGGCCGGTGCCGCGGACGGCGGCGCCGTACGAGGCGGCGGCGGACGCGGACCTGACGGTGCTGCTGCAGCCGCACCGGACGTACGACCTCCAGGCGCTCTCGGTGAAGGCGCAGCTCCTCCTGGACACCCGGGGAGCCGTGCCCCCAGGGGCGGCACACCGGCTCTGA